From a region of the Helianthus annuus cultivar XRQ/B chromosome 5, HanXRQr2.0-SUNRISE, whole genome shotgun sequence genome:
- the LOC110943116 gene encoding uncharacterized protein LOC110943116, protein MVMPVKSRHDVLIGRETPGELNMVTSTPHSAIGFPTKTGVAIIYAKKEVTSIEELRATKAAKVSTTEPEKWVLNRKYPEQTVTIGHAISSDIRTHLKQLLFRNMDIFAWTPADMTGVPRDITEHCLNTYPSVEPKVQRRRSLGADKTKAMNEQVCELLKAGILREVRYQSWVANPVMVEKSSGGWRMCVDYTDLNKVCPKDCYSLPEIDKKKRLLRAIQMEVLLGLLQGIPSGSDEA, encoded by the coding sequence atggtgatgcctgtcaaatcgAGGCATGATGTGTTGATTGGGAGAGAAACCCCAGGCGAACTAAACATGGTGACTTCCACCCCCCACTCAGCGATAGGGTTTCCAACCAAGACGGGGGTGGCGATCATTTATGCCAAAAAAGAAGTAACGTCAATAGAAGAGTTGCGCGCAACAAAAGCGGCGAAGGTTTCGACAACTGAGCCAGAGAAGTGGGTGTTAAACCGTAAGTACCCAGAGCAAACGGTAACAATAGGCCATGCCATTTCGTCAGATATCAGAACGCATCTGAAGCAACTACTGTTCAGGAATATGGATATTTTCGCCTGgaccccggcagacatgaccggtgtcccgcgcgaCATTACCGAGCATTGCTTGAACACCTACCCTTCTGTTGAGCCgaaggtccaaagaaggcgcagcttaGGGGCTGACAAAACGAAAGCAATGAATGAGCAAGTATGTGAACTTCTCAAAGCTGGAATCTTGCGAGAGGTACGTTATCAAAGTTGGGTCGCAAACCCGGTAATGGTGGAAAAGTCGAGCGGAGGATGGCGAATGTGCGTCGATTATACTGATCTCAACAAGGTATGCCCTAAAGATTGCTACTCTttgcctgagatcgataaaaaaaAAAGACTCCTTCGCGCCATACAGATGGAAGTGCTTCTTGGATTGTTACAAGGGATACCATCAGGTTCAGATGAAGCTTGA